The Chitiniphilus purpureus sequence CTCACCGGCGGCCCGACGCGCCTCCAGGCCGCGGATGTAGGCGGTGAGCACATCGTCGGCGTGCTTGAGGCTGAACATCAGCGTGATGTTGACGTTGATGCCGTCGGTTATCAGTTGCTCGAAGGCGATGATGCCGGCCTGGGTGGCGGGCACCTTGATCATGGCGTTGGGACGGTTCACCGCCTGCCACAGCCGGTGCGCGGCCTCGATGGTGCCTTGCGTGTCGTTGGCGAGGAAGGGCGAGACTTCGAGGCTGACATAGCCATCGAGCCCGGCGCTTGAGCGGTATTGGGGCAGGTTCAGGTCGCAGGCGGCCTGTACATCCGGCACCACCAGTGCCTCATAGCGCTGCTCGGCGCTCAGGTCCTGCTGCTTGAGCTTGGCCAGGTCGCCGGTGTAGAGCGGGTCCGACGAGATCGCCTTGTAGAAGATCGCCGGGTTGGAGGTGACGCCGGCGATGGCGTCGTCATCGAGCAGCTTTTGCAGGGCACCGGACTGCAACAGGCCACGGGACAGGTTGTCCAGCCAGATGCGTTGGCCCAAGGGTTTGATGGCGGCGAGCTTGCTCATAGCGAAACACCTCTCGATCGGTCGGTCAGGGTCATTGAAAAGGAAAGCCGCGTGGCGGCATCGGGGTGATTATCCGCCAACCCTGCCGGTTTGACATTTGCGAGAGCGCAAATGCGCGCCATCAATCGGGCAACAGGCGGTGTGCGGGAAAGCGGACGGCGAACCGGCTGCCGGTGCCAGGCTTGGAGTCGATGGCAAGCTCGGCCTGGTGGCGTTGCAGGATGTGCTTGACGATGGCGAGCCCGAGCCCGGTGCCGCCCGTGGTGCGCGACCGGCTGCGATCGACCCGGTAGAAGCGTTCGGTGAGGCGCGGGATATGCTCGGGCGAGATGCCGATGCCGGTGTCGCTGACCGCGAATACCGGCTGGCCGTCCTCCACCAGCCAGGACAGTGTGATGCCGCCGCCGGCCGGGGTGTAGCGGATGGCGTTCGACACCAGGTTGCTCAATGCGGAGTGCAACTCGTCGTGGTTGCCGATCAGCCGCGTGGTGGCGAGCTGTGCCACCGCGACACGGTGCCGGCCCTGCGACAGCCCTTCGGCTTCGGCCTGCAGCAGCCGCATCAGCTGCGGTACATCCACCTCCTCTTCCTTGAGCTGCTGGCCGTTCTCCAGCCGTGACAGCGTCAACAGATCGTCCACCAGCCGCTGCATGCGCTGCGTCTGCTCCACCATCAGACCCAACTGCTGCGTGCGGGTGGCCGCGTCCATCTCCGGCATGTCCATCAGGGTCTCGGCGAAGCCGCTGACCACGGTGAGCGGGGTGCGCAGCTCGTGCGACACATTGGCGATGAAATCGCGGTGCACGGTCTGTACCCGGTCCAGCCGGGTGATGTCGCGCGACAGCAGCAGCTTGCGGGTGGAGTCGAACGGTACCAGCTGCACCGACAACACCCGTTCGGCCGGCCGCGTGGTGCGCAGGATCAGCGGGTGCGCGAAATCCTGCGTGCGTAGGTATTCGCGCAGGCTGGGGTGGCGCACGATATGCGTCAGCACCTGCCATACATCCGTCGTGCGATCGATGCTCAGGTGCTGCATGGCGGTGCGGTTGCACCATTCGATGCGATCATGCTCGTCCAGCACGATGACACCGTCGGGCAGGGCCTCGCCGGCGCTGGTGAAGCGCTCCAGCGTGTTGGTCAGCTTGTCCTGGCTTTTCTTCTGCAGCCGCACCTGGGCGTAGAGCCGGTCGAACACGTCCTGCCACAGCAGGAAGCTCGCCGGCACGTTGTCCACGCGCGGCTGCTGCGTCCACCGGTGCAGCCTGCCCAGATTGTGCAGGTGGAACAGCACCGACAGCGCAAGCAGCACGCAGGCCAGCGCCCAGCCGGCCGCCGCGCCCCAGATGGCGCCGACCGACAGCGCCAGCAGGGCCAGCGTCAGGTAGTAGATGATGGAGCGCAGCCAGATCATCGGGAGGTTCCGCCACAGGGAGGAGAGGGGCGCACGGCGGCGCCCAAGGGGGCTAGCGCGCCGAGAGCCGGTATCCGGTGCCGCGCACGGTCTGGATCAGCTTGTCGTAGCCCGACTCGGTCAACGCCGAGCGCAGCCGGCGGATATGCACGTCGACGGTGCGCTCCTCGACGAACACATGATCGCCCCACACCTGATCGAGCAGCTGCGCCCGCGAATGCACCCGTTCCGGATGGGTCATGAAGAAATGAAGCAGCCTGAATTCGGTCGGACCCAGGTCGATGGGTTGGCCGTTGCCCGTCACCCGATGGGTGGCCGGGTCCAGCTGCAGGCCCAGCACCTGTACCAGATCGTCGGTCGCCTGCGGCGCGCGCCGGCGCAGCACCGCTTTGATGCGTGCCTGCAGTTCCCGCGGCGAGAACGGCTTGGTGATGTAGTCGTCGGCACCGGTCTCAAGGCCGGCGATCTTGTCCTGCTCATCCGAGCGTGCGGTGAGCATGATCAGCGGGATCTGCCGGGTCCGCTCCTCGCCGCGCAGCCGGCGGGCGAAGTCGATGCCGGAGGTGCCCGGCAGCATCCAGTCCAGCAGGATCAGATCGGGCAGGGCGTTGCGCACCAGATGCTGTGCGGTCTCCACCGAGTCGGCTCGCATCACGTGATGGCCGGCCTGGGTCAGGTTGAAGGCGATCAGTTCCTGGATGGCCGGTTCGTCCTCTACGAGCAGGATGTTGGCTGGCATGCATAACCTCGCGAGTCAGGGGCGTTGGCAATGTTGCGAGATTAAGGCTCGACTGTGAACCTAATATTACAAACCCCCTGCGGCGTTCGCGAGCGAAGGTCGCGGCCCGTCGGCCTTGGCGCTATCATGGCGCCTTGTGTCCAAGCGGAGCGCCCCATGGCCGGGTTGAAGCCCGACAGCCCCTTTCCCACCGAACTGATCGTGCACCGCGCCAGCGCGCGGCTCGAAGTGACGTTCGAAGACGGGGCATGCTTCTGTCTGCCCGCCGAGTACCTGCGTGTCCACTCGCCCTCGGCCGAGGTGCGCGGGCACGGTGCCGGTCCGGGCGTGCTGCAGGCTGGCAAGCGCCGCGTCAATCTGGTCGCGGCGCACCCGGTCGGCAACTATGCCGTCAAGCTGGTCTTCGACGACGGGCATGATTCGGGGCTGTATTCCTGGGATTACCTGTACGAACTTGGCCGGGATCAGGAGGCCAGGTGGCAAGCCTACCTCGATCGCCTGGCCCGGGCCGGCGCTTCGCGCGATTCCGAATGAAAGAGAACCCCATGTCCGACCAGACCACGCACTTTGGCTACAGCACCGTCAACGAATCGGAAAAGGCGCAGAAGGTGGCCGAGGTATTCCACTCGGTTGCGCAGAAGTACGACGTGATGAACGACCTGATGAGCGCCGGTCTGCACCGGGCGTGGAAGTTCTTCACCATCGAGACGAGCGGGGTGCGCCCGGGCGACAAGGTGCTGGACATCGCCGGCGGCACCGGCGACCTTTCCAAGGCGTTTGCCAGGAAGGTCGGCCGGCGCGGCGAGGTCTGGCTCACCGACATCAACAGCTCGATGCTGGGCGTGGGGCGCGATCGGTTGCTCGACGCGGGCTTTGCCGTCGCCACGGCGCAATGCGACGCCGAGCGGCTGCCGTTCCCCGCCAATTACTTCGATATCGTCAGCGTGGCCTTCGGGCTGCGCAACATGACCCACAAGGATGCGGCACTGGCCGAGATGCACCGGGTGCTCAAGCCGGGCGGACGGCTCCTGGTGCTGGAATTCTCCAAGGTCTGGTCGCCGCTCAAGCCGGCCTACGATCTGTATTCGTTCAAGCTGCTGCCGGCCATGGGCCGGCTGGTGGCCGGCGACGCGGATTCGTACCAGTACCTTGCCGAATCGATCCGCATGCATCCGGACCAGGAAACCCTCAAGGACATGATGCACGGCGCGGGCTTTGACCGGGTGGCCTACCACAACCTTGCCGCCGGCATCGTCGCGCTGCACAAGGGATACAAGTTCTGATGCTGGCGCGCCTGATCAACCGGCTGCTGGCCAACGATGCCGCGACCGCCGCCGAGCTGGCGCGGCATGCGGGACGGGTGTTGCGGCTGTCGTTCCCGGCGCTGTCCGACACCCTGGTCATCACGGCGCAAGGGCACTTCGCTGAAACCCGCAGCCCGGCGGAGGCCACGCTGGAGGTGCCGCTCGCCTTCTTCATCGCCTTCGTGTTCGACCGCCATTCGGCACAGCGGCAGCTGCACCTGGAGGGCGATGCCGAGCTGGCCGCCTCGGTCGGGCGTGCGCTCGGTGGTCTGCGCTGGGATCTGGCCGAGGAGTTGTCGCAACTGGTTGGCGATGTGGCGGCCAATCGGCTGGTCTGGCTTGCCGGCAGGATCGGCGGCATCCCGGGAGCCATCGGGGCACGGATGGCGCAACACCTGGTGGAGTACTGGCGTGACGAGGCGGCGCTGCTGGCCAACGCCGCCGGGGTCAACCGCTACTGCACCGAGGTCGACCGGTTGCGCGACGATGTGGCGCGGCTGGAAAAACGCATCGATCTCCTGACCAAGAAGCCGTCCTGATGCACTTGGTCCGCCTGTTCAAGATCGCCTGGGTGATCGTTCACTTCGGGCTGGATGAATTCCTGCTGGGGCACGAGCGGGTGCATGGCCTGCGCTGGCTGTGCAAACAGCTGTTCTTCTGGCGCCGCCTGTCCCAGCCGCGCGCGGTGCGGCTGCGCCTGGCACTGGAGCGCCTGGGTCCCATCTTCGTCAAGTTCGGCCAGGTGCTGTCGACCCGGCGCGATCTGCTGCCCGGCGATATCGCCAACGAACTGGCGCTGCTGCAGGACCAGGTGCCGCCGTTTGCCGGTACGCTCGCCGTCCAGGTGATCGAGGCAAGCCTGGGCCAGCCGCTCGCGGCGCTGTATGCCGAGTTCGACCTGCAGCCGGTGGCCTCCGCGTCGATCGCCCAGGTGCACTGTGCCCGGCTGTTCGACGGGCGGGCGGTGGCGGTGAAGGTGCTGCGGCCCGGCATCGCCCCGGTGATCGAAAGCGATCTGGCGCTGCTGCGCACCATGGCGGCACTCGTCGAGAAGCTGTTCGTCGACGGCAAGCGCCTGCGCCCGCGCGAGGTGGTCGCCGAGTTCGACAAATACCTGCACGACGAGCTGGACCTGATGGTCGAGGCGGGCAACGCCGCACAGCTGCGACGCAATTTCCTCGGTTCGGACCAGTTGATCGTGCCCGAGGTGTTCTACGACTGGACCAGCCGGCAGGTGCTGACGCTGGAATGGATGGACGGTATTCCGATCGGGCGTATCGATGCCCTGGTCGAGGCAGGCATCGACCTGAAGAAGCTCTCGCGCTTCGGGGTGGAGATCTTCTTCACCCAGGTGTTCCGGCACGGGTTCTTTCACGCCGACATGCACCCGGGCAATATTTTCGTCGCCCCGGACAACCGCTATATCGCGCTGGACTTCGGCATCGTCGGCACGCTGTCCGAGCGCGACAAGCAATATCTCGCGATCAATTTCCTCGCCTTCTTCAACCGTGACTACCGGCGTGTGGCCACGGCGCATATCGAATCGGGCTGGGTGCCCCGGCAGACCCGCATCGAGGAGCTGGAGGCGGCGGTGCGCACCGCCTGCGAGCCGATCTTCGACCGGCCGATCTCGCAGATCTCGTTCGGACAGGTGCTGCTGCGCCTGTTCGAGACCAGCCGGCGTTTCAACGTCGAGATCCAACCGCAACTGGTGCTGCTGCAGAAGACGCTGCTCAACATCGAGGGGCTGGGTCGCCAACTGGACCCGGAGCTCGATCTGTGGGATACGGCCAAGCCGTTCCTGGAACGGTGGATGAACGAGCAGATCGGCTGGCGCGGTTTCGTGGCCAACCTGCGACGCGAAGCGCCGCAGTGGGCGGCCTTGCTGCCAAGCCTGCCACGCCGTCTGAACGCACTGGGCGACGCCGAGCAGGTGATGGTGGCGGGCTACTACGGCCTGATGCGCGAACAGCGGCGGCGCAACTGGCTGCTCGGTGCGATCGCAGCCCTGCTGGCGGCGCTGGTCCTCAGCATCTGGGCCGGTTAGGCGCGGCCACGGGGTGCCACAGGCAGACAATCGATGACCAACGGGTCTTTGTTGGTACAATGCCGGGCATTTGTCTTTTAAAACGCTCCCTGATAACTCGCCCGCCATGTCCGTACTAGAACCGATTGCTGAAAAAGACCTGCCGCTCAAACGCGACCTCGATCTGTTGGCCAAGGTGCTGGCCGATACCATCCGGGAGCAGACCGGCCCAGCCACCGCCGAGCGTATCGATGCCATCCGCGACCTGGCGATCCGCTACGTGGAGGGGCAGGACCCGGATGCCGGCCGCGCGCTGTCCCGCTCGCTGTCCTCGCTCGACCTGGACAGCACTGTCGCGCTGGTCCGCGCGTTCAGCTATTTCTCGCATCTGTCGAATATCGCCGAAGACCTGCACCACAACCGTCGCCGCCGCGCACATCGGATGCGGGGCTCGGCATCGCAGCGCGGCAGCGTGGCCGCCGCGCTCGAGGCGTTGGTGGCGAGGAACGTCAAGCCGCAGGACATCATCGCCCTGCTGGAAGAGACCCTGATCGCCCCCGTGCTGACCGCCCACCCGACCGAGGTGAAGCGCAAGACCATCCTCGACTGCCACCGTGCCGTGGCCGAACTGCTGGCCGCGCGTGATCGGCAGGCCATGACCTCGGAAGAGGTGGTCGCCAACCAGGAGGCGCTGGAGCGGGTGCTGCTCGCGCTGTGGCAGACCCGGGAGATCCGGACCTTCAAGCTGACGGTGCAAGACGAGATCGAAAACGGCTCGACCTATTTCCGCAATACCTTCCTGCACGAACTGCCGCGTCTGTATCTGGACCTGGAGGACCGGCTCGGCAAGCTGACCGGCCAACCGGTGATACTGCCCAATTTCGTGCACGTGGGCAGCTGGATCGGCGGCGACCGCGACGGCAACCCCTTCGTCACCGCCGAAGTGCTGCGTTATGCGGTATCGCGGCAATCCGGCATCGCACTCGATTACTACTACCAGCAGCTGGGCAAGCTCGAGAACGAGCTGTCGATGTCCACGCGGCTGGTGCAGGTGGACCAGAAACTGCAGAAGCTGGCCGAACAGGCACAGGAGGAGCGTACCCGGCGTTCCGAGGAGCCGTACCGGCTTGCTGTCTCCCATATCCGCGCACGGGTGTTCGCCACCGCAACGCAGATCGGCACCTTCCACCATGCGCTGCACGATGTGGCGCACGCGCCGGCCTACAACAGTGCGGCGGAGCTGGAAGAAGACCTGGAGACCGTGTTCGACTCGCTGGTCGCACATGGCGCCGGCAAGCTGGTGAACGGCCGGCTGCGCCGGTTGCGGCGTGCCGTGTCGGTGTTCGGGCTGCATCTGGCGCCGGTGGACATGCGCCAGCATGCCGGCATCCACGAACGCGTGATCGCCGAACTCTTCGACAAGGCCGGGCTGGAGGACTATCTCGCGCTCGACGAGGCGTCGCGCCGCGTGGTGCTGCTGCGCGAGCTGGCCAGCCCGCGTCCGCTGATCTGCCCGTATGTCGAATACACGCCGGACGTGCAGAAGGAGATCAATATCCTGCGCGCGGCCGAGCAGGTGCAGGCCCGCTATGGCGAGGCCGTGCTGCCCAACTACATCATTTCCAACTGCGAATCGGTTTCGGACCTGCTGGAAGTGGCGGTGTTGCTCAACGAGGTGGGCCTCGTGCAGCTGGCGCCCAACGTGCGCTGCAAGATCAACATCATCCCGCTGTTCGAGACCATCGGCGATCTGCGCGGCTGCGGCCAGATTATGACCGATCTGTTCTCGCTGCCGCAGTGGCGCCAGCTGCTGTCGTGCCGCGATCAGGTGCAGGAGGTGATGCTGGGGTATTCGGACTCGAACAAGGACGGCGGCTACCTCACCTCCAACTGGGAGCTGTACAAGGCCGAACTCAACCTGGTCGAGGTGTTCAAGCAGGCCGGTTTCAAGATGCGTCTGTTCCACGGCCGTGGCGGCACCGTCGGCCGTGGCGGCGGCCCGGCCTACGACGCGGTGCTGGCGCAGCCGGTCGGCTCGGTCAATGGTCAGATCCGCATCACCGAGCAGGGTGAGGTGATCGCGGCCAAGTATGCCGACCGCGAAGTGGGGCGGCGCAATCTGGAGATCCTGATCTCGGCCACGCTCGAGGCCAGCTTTCCCGCGCCCGATCCCGAGGATTTCGACCCGAGCGAGCGGCGCCGTCTGATGGAAGGGCTGTCGCTGCGCGCCTATCAGGCCTACCGCGACCTGGTGTACGCCACCCCCGACTTCATCACCTATTTCCGCGAAGCCACGCCGATCAACGAGATTCCCAATCTCAACATCGGTTCGCGTCCGGCCGCGCGCAAGAACACCAACTCGATCGCCGACCTGCGCGCCATTCCCTGGGTGTTCAGCTGGTCCCAATGCCGGCTGATGCTGCCGGGCTGGTACGGGTTCGGCACCGCCATCAGCGAATTCCTGAAGGACAAGGGCGACGAAGGGCTGGCGGCATTGCGCGAGCACTACCGCAGCTGGCCGTTCTTCCAGGTGACGATCTCCAACATGGAGATGGTGCTTGCCAAATCGGATATCGCCATCGCCGCGCGCTATTCGGAGCTGGTGAACGATCCGGATATCGCCCATCGCATCTTCCAACGGCTCAAGGCCGAATGGCAGCGCACGGTGGATGCGGTGCTGGCCATCACCGGGCATGATCGCCTGCTGGGCGACAACCCGATGCTGGCGCGCAGTCTGGACAACCGGTTGCCATATCTGGATCCGCTCAATCACCTGCAGGTGGAGCTGCTCAAGCGGCTGCGCGGCGGGGAGGAGAGCGAGGAGCTGCGCCACGCGGTGCACCTGACCATCAACGGCATCGCCGCGGGCCTGCGCAACAGCGGCTAGCCCCGCCCGATCCGCGCCAAGCGCGCAGCTGCCCGGCGGGCGCTGCGCGCTTTGTGTTTCTGCGGTATCGCCCGGCTTCGCGCAGAGCGACTATCATCATGCGCATGCGCCATCTGTCCCGGATTCCGCTTTTGCTGTCGTTGGTCTGTTGCGCCTTGCCGGCCACGGCGGCGGTGCCCACGCATTTCGGCGAACAGATGGAGGCGGCGTTGACCTGTCGTTCCGAGGTGAGCGCCGGCTACTGGCAGGATTACTTCCGACGCCATCTGGGCACGCCGCTGCGCCGCTGGGGTGAGGCGGACTGGTTCGATTCCCAAAAAGCGGTGCTTGCGGGCAATCCCACGCATGAGGTGTTCGCCGGTGTCCCTGAGAGCGGTGCGCGGATGGTGGGTGCACTGATCCCGGCGCCGGCCGAGACCGTACGCAGGAACATCGAAACCAGGCTGTCGATCCGGTTCGTCGCGCTGCCCGGCCCCTATCCCCGTTATCTCTCCGCCTTTGGCAGCGTGCTGGTGGAGCAGCCCGATCGTCAGACCAAGTGGTACTGCGCCCGCTGGCATCTGGGCAACCGTCCCTGAGCGCTGGCAGCGCATCCTTGCCTTTGCCGCGTGTGTCCCTTGTCCCACATCGGAACGGCATGCGGTGACCTGTGCCGCAATCTGCATGTTTTTGTCCCGTTCAGGGGCGACGCTTGCACCATCGTTGTCAGTTTGATGCTTGCATTGCCTGGCTTGTCCACACTCAAATTGCATTAGAATTTTCTAATGCAGTAGGTGATTGTTAGTAACAAGAAAGAATTAACTACGAGTGATGGGGTTCAGTACGTGACAGCAGTTCCGCATTTCGTCGGCGACGAACGTAGTGGTCGGGTAGTCCGCTTACCAAAAACTACGTAAATGCCGCTTCAGTATCTACATCAGAATTGACTCATATTGCTATGCGTCCGGTGCATGACCGCCTTGAAATGCCGGAATACCAAGGGTGTTTGCAGTGCGCTGCTGCAGTGCAATCTGAGCCATTCTGGGGCGTTGTGTAGTCGGAGTGCCATCTTGCGAATGACGGATGAATGGCGGTTTATAGCCGATCAATGTGTAGGGTTGACATGCCTCGGGGCATGGGCGGTAATGAACCGTGTCTGAACCGACTACATGCCCAGGTAGCCCGGTGCCGGGAGGAAAAAACCAGAACGCTTTCTTGATTCTGACGTTCTGGGTCCCTGGCAAGACCAGTGGATGCGCGTGAATAACGCCAAATAAAAGAGGATGGAGACCAATAAGATGTTGCAACTCAATCGTTTTGCAATTGCCGCAATCCCGGCCGCGCTGATGGCAGTCCATGCCTACGCCGCGCCGGCCTGGCAGGAAGGGGCGACCTATACGGCAGGAAGCACGGTCAGCTACGGCGGCCGTGACTACCAGGCGCTGGTGACGCATACCGCCTACGTCGGCGCGAATTGGAATCCTCCTGCGTCCCCGACGCTGTGGAAGGATCTCGGGGTGTCGTCCGGCGCCACTCCGGCGCCGACGCCGACTGCCACGCCGGCACCGACCCCGGTGCCGGTGACCCCGACGCCGGTGGCGACCCCCGTTCCGACGCCGGTCCCGACTCCTGCCCCCACCCCGACCGGCAGCTGCCATGCCGCGTGGAATGCATCGACCGCCTATGCCGCCGCCAGCAAGGTGACCTACAACGGCCGCAACTACGAGGCCAAGTGGTGGACCCAGGGCGACAACCCGGCGCAGTCCGGTGCCTGGGGCGTGTGGAAGGATCTGGGTGCCTGCGGCGGTACTGCGCCGACGCCCACCCCTGCCACCCCGACACCGACCCCGGTGACACCGACGCCCACTCCGGTCACGCCGACGCCGGTGACCCCGACGCCGACCCCGGTCACGCCGACCCCGACGCCGGTGACCCCGACACCGACGCCGGTCACGCCGACGCCGGGCGTCTCGGGCAAGCAAGTGGGTTCGTACTTCGCGCAGTGGGGCATCTACGGCCGCAACTATCAGGTGAAGAACATCCAGACCAGCGGTTCGGCTGCCAAGATGACCTTCCTGAACTACGCCTTTGGCAATGTCTACCAGAAGAATGGCGGCTACGAATGCGATATCCAGTACCGCACCGAATCGGGTAACGGCGATGGCGGCGATCCGTTCGCCGACTACAGCAAGTCGTTCGATGCGGCCACTTCGGTCGACGGCAAGGCCGATACCTGGGATAGCGCGCTGCGTGGCAACTTCGGCCAGCTCAAGCGCCTGAAGGCACTGAATCCCAACCTCAAGGCCTTCATCTCGCTTGGTGGCTGGAGCTGGTCCAGGTGGTTCTCGGCAGCATCGATGACCGATGCGGCGCGCAAGCAACTGGTGAAGAGCTGCATCGACGTCTACATCAAGGGCAACCTGCCGGTGTACGACGGCGCAGGCGGGCCGGGTGCGGCCGCCGGCGTGTTCGATGGTATCGACATCGACTGGGAATTCCCGGGCGTGCAGGGCTTCGGCTACAACACCGTCAGCCCGTCCGACAAGCAGAACTTCACGCTGCTGTTGAAGGAGTTCCGTGCCCAGCTGGACGCACTGACCGCTGTGACCGGCAAGCCCTACCTGCTCACCGTGGCGATCGGCGCCGGCAAGGACAAGATCGATATGACCGAGCCGGG is a genomic window containing:
- the tal gene encoding transaldolase — encoded protein: MSKLAAIKPLGQRIWLDNLSRGLLQSGALQKLLDDDAIAGVTSNPAIFYKAISSDPLYTGDLAKLKQQDLSAEQRYEALVVPDVQAACDLNLPQYRSSAGLDGYVSLEVSPFLANDTQGTIEAAHRLWQAVNRPNAMIKVPATQAGIIAFEQLITDGINVNITLMFSLKHADDVLTAYIRGLEARRAAGEPIDHVRAVASVFLSRVDVLLDKQLEAIGTPEALALRGKSAIAFVKVAYQHYKQLFNGTRFKALKAAGAHPQRLLWASTGTKNPAYRDTMYVEELIGQDTVNTVPDATLDAFRDHGVAASRLDTGIEEAVLVLAQLRRLGFDFNRVGEQLQQEGLKLFDDAFEKLLQLTA
- the phoR gene encoding phosphate regulon sensor histidine kinase PhoR — encoded protein: MIWLRSIIYYLTLALLALSVGAIWGAAAGWALACVLLALSVLFHLHNLGRLHRWTQQPRVDNVPASFLLWQDVFDRLYAQVRLQKKSQDKLTNTLERFTSAGEALPDGVIVLDEHDRIEWCNRTAMQHLSIDRTTDVWQVLTHIVRHPSLREYLRTQDFAHPLILRTTRPAERVLSVQLVPFDSTRKLLLSRDITRLDRVQTVHRDFIANVSHELRTPLTVVSGFAETLMDMPEMDAATRTQQLGLMVEQTQRMQRLVDDLLTLSRLENGQQLKEEEVDVPQLMRLLQAEAEGLSQGRHRVAVAQLATTRLIGNHDELHSALSNLVSNAIRYTPAGGGITLSWLVEDGQPVFAVSDTGIGISPEHIPRLTERFYRVDRSRSRTTGGTGLGLAIVKHILQRHQAELAIDSKPGTGSRFAVRFPAHRLLPD
- the phoB gene encoding phosphate regulon transcriptional regulator PhoB; this translates as MPANILLVEDEPAIQELIAFNLTQAGHHVMRADSVETAQHLVRNALPDLILLDWMLPGTSGIDFARRLRGEERTRQIPLIMLTARSDEQDKIAGLETGADDYITKPFSPRELQARIKAVLRRRAPQATDDLVQVLGLQLDPATHRVTGNGQPIDLGPTEFRLLHFFMTHPERVHSRAQLLDQVWGDHVFVEERTVDVHIRRLRSALTESGYDKLIQTVRGTGYRLSAR
- a CDS encoding DUF971 domain-containing protein; translation: MAGLKPDSPFPTELIVHRASARLEVTFEDGACFCLPAEYLRVHSPSAEVRGHGAGPGVLQAGKRRVNLVAAHPVGNYAVKLVFDDGHDSGLYSWDYLYELGRDQEARWQAYLDRLARAGASRDSE
- the ubiE gene encoding bifunctional demethylmenaquinone methyltransferase/2-methoxy-6-polyprenyl-1,4-benzoquinol methylase UbiE; amino-acid sequence: MSDQTTHFGYSTVNESEKAQKVAEVFHSVAQKYDVMNDLMSAGLHRAWKFFTIETSGVRPGDKVLDIAGGTGDLSKAFARKVGRRGEVWLTDINSSMLGVGRDRLLDAGFAVATAQCDAERLPFPANYFDIVSVAFGLRNMTHKDAALAEMHRVLKPGGRLLVLEFSKVWSPLKPAYDLYSFKLLPAMGRLVAGDADSYQYLAESIRMHPDQETLKDMMHGAGFDRVAYHNLAAGIVALHKGYKF
- a CDS encoding ubiquinone biosynthesis accessory factor UbiJ gives rise to the protein MLARLINRLLANDAATAAELARHAGRVLRLSFPALSDTLVITAQGHFAETRSPAEATLEVPLAFFIAFVFDRHSAQRQLHLEGDAELAASVGRALGGLRWDLAEELSQLVGDVAANRLVWLAGRIGGIPGAIGARMAQHLVEYWRDEAALLANAAGVNRYCTEVDRLRDDVARLEKRIDLLTKKPS
- the ubiB gene encoding ubiquinone biosynthesis regulatory protein kinase UbiB, which encodes MHLVRLFKIAWVIVHFGLDEFLLGHERVHGLRWLCKQLFFWRRLSQPRAVRLRLALERLGPIFVKFGQVLSTRRDLLPGDIANELALLQDQVPPFAGTLAVQVIEASLGQPLAALYAEFDLQPVASASIAQVHCARLFDGRAVAVKVLRPGIAPVIESDLALLRTMAALVEKLFVDGKRLRPREVVAEFDKYLHDELDLMVEAGNAAQLRRNFLGSDQLIVPEVFYDWTSRQVLTLEWMDGIPIGRIDALVEAGIDLKKLSRFGVEIFFTQVFRHGFFHADMHPGNIFVAPDNRYIALDFGIVGTLSERDKQYLAINFLAFFNRDYRRVATAHIESGWVPRQTRIEELEAAVRTACEPIFDRPISQISFGQVLLRLFETSRRFNVEIQPQLVLLQKTLLNIEGLGRQLDPELDLWDTAKPFLERWMNEQIGWRGFVANLRREAPQWAALLPSLPRRLNALGDAEQVMVAGYYGLMREQRRRNWLLGAIAALLAALVLSIWAG
- the ppc gene encoding phosphoenolpyruvate carboxylase, with translation MSVLEPIAEKDLPLKRDLDLLAKVLADTIREQTGPATAERIDAIRDLAIRYVEGQDPDAGRALSRSLSSLDLDSTVALVRAFSYFSHLSNIAEDLHHNRRRRAHRMRGSASQRGSVAAALEALVARNVKPQDIIALLEETLIAPVLTAHPTEVKRKTILDCHRAVAELLAARDRQAMTSEEVVANQEALERVLLALWQTREIRTFKLTVQDEIENGSTYFRNTFLHELPRLYLDLEDRLGKLTGQPVILPNFVHVGSWIGGDRDGNPFVTAEVLRYAVSRQSGIALDYYYQQLGKLENELSMSTRLVQVDQKLQKLAEQAQEERTRRSEEPYRLAVSHIRARVFATATQIGTFHHALHDVAHAPAYNSAAELEEDLETVFDSLVAHGAGKLVNGRLRRLRRAVSVFGLHLAPVDMRQHAGIHERVIAELFDKAGLEDYLALDEASRRVVLLRELASPRPLICPYVEYTPDVQKEINILRAAEQVQARYGEAVLPNYIISNCESVSDLLEVAVLLNEVGLVQLAPNVRCKINIIPLFETIGDLRGCGQIMTDLFSLPQWRQLLSCRDQVQEVMLGYSDSNKDGGYLTSNWELYKAELNLVEVFKQAGFKMRLFHGRGGTVGRGGGPAYDAVLAQPVGSVNGQIRITEQGEVIAAKYADREVGRRNLEILISATLEASFPAPDPEDFDPSERRRLMEGLSLRAYQAYRDLVYATPDFITYFREATPINEIPNLNIGSRPAARKNTNSIADLRAIPWVFSWSQCRLMLPGWYGFGTAISEFLKDKGDEGLAALREHYRSWPFFQVTISNMEMVLAKSDIAIAARYSELVNDPDIAHRIFQRLKAEWQRTVDAVLAITGHDRLLGDNPMLARSLDNRLPYLDPLNHLQVELLKRLRGGEESEELRHAVHLTINGIAAGLRNSG
- a CDS encoding glycosyl hydrolase family 18 protein → MLQLNRFAIAAIPAALMAVHAYAAPAWQEGATYTAGSTVSYGGRDYQALVTHTAYVGANWNPPASPTLWKDLGVSSGATPAPTPTATPAPTPVPVTPTPVATPVPTPVPTPAPTPTGSCHAAWNASTAYAAASKVTYNGRNYEAKWWTQGDNPAQSGAWGVWKDLGACGGTAPTPTPATPTPTPVTPTPTPVTPTPVTPTPTPVTPTPTPVTPTPTPVTPTPGVSGKQVGSYFAQWGIYGRNYQVKNIQTSGSAAKMTFLNYAFGNVYQKNGGYECDIQYRTESGNGDGGDPFADYSKSFDAATSVDGKADTWDSALRGNFGQLKRLKALNPNLKAFISLGGWSWSRWFSAASMTDAARKQLVKSCIDVYIKGNLPVYDGAGGPGAAAGVFDGIDIDWEFPGVQGFGYNTVSPSDKQNFTLLLKEFRAQLDALTAVTGKPYLLTVAIGAGKDKIDMTEPGEYSKPLDWINIMSYDYNGGWDAKGPTNFQSHLYNDPAGPQDGLKPTYNTDSAVNQLLKAGVPAQKLVIGIPFYGRGWTGVTNANNGLYQAATGPARGTYETGIEDYKVLKNAPGTVHVHPVAKQSYKFDGSTFWSYDTPEVIVTKINYVKTKGLGGVFSWSLDGDTANGELMNAMGTMRQ